The following are encoded in a window of Psychrobacter sp. P11F6 genomic DNA:
- a CDS encoding DUF294 nucleotidyltransferase-like domain-containing protein, with protein sequence MPHLDFTQPPFDVLSLAERQSIRKNTQIRYLAKNENLTAEELQYLYVVIKGQIEQLLDDEFVASYLGSNHSDHLNNNDWFDSRRLPESLTENSLNTKALQTYQFRAAEDTLLLQVAGSAVDKISAQNHLVRQMLSDKLPERLKALQQRRNNKSIVSASYNDQQEVQQIMLQPVIDVNLLPVHIVNANNSLYEAASIMTKAGLKHVLVQPLNHLKNEGEVQYGTGHLLGILTDTDICRAVSDQQDPATTPCQRYANFNLRTIKAGDEIGDALLTMTRYRIHRLPVIDQNGDVVGILGQSDMLAHIGHHSQLISIQIEQAKDLSSLDTAVELIGRYIRAQHQNGVKIGNISRMVQTLNAQVFTKLWQLIVPDEVMTNTCLIVMGSEGRGEQIMRTDQDNALILRDGYTHPDLPEFADTFNQHLADLGYPLCDGNIMMTNPMWRQPLKQFNAQIGLWFRNTDPMHGIYLSAILDGEYVCGDESLLTQVRQHLKVAHRQSDPMFVRQFARAALQFGDVNQWWQKFVPLLGGKSGSEDIDLKKAGIFPLVHGIRTLALENDILELPSSKNRLKALVQARALTQERADTLLEALEFFMAQRLSVALSTDDKHARQVNPMTLTALERDLLKECLAVVKSFKNQLRQHYQLELA encoded by the coding sequence ATGCCCCATCTTGATTTTACCCAGCCGCCCTTTGACGTATTGAGTCTGGCTGAACGCCAAAGCATCAGGAAAAATACTCAAATCCGCTACCTCGCCAAAAATGAGAATCTAACTGCCGAAGAGTTGCAATATCTGTATGTGGTCATTAAAGGGCAGATTGAGCAATTGCTTGATGATGAGTTTGTTGCCTCTTACTTGGGTAGTAATCACTCCGACCATCTCAATAATAACGACTGGTTCGACAGCCGTCGTCTGCCTGAATCATTGACTGAAAATAGCCTTAATACTAAAGCCCTGCAGACCTATCAGTTTCGAGCCGCTGAGGATACCTTGCTGCTCCAAGTCGCTGGTAGCGCAGTCGATAAAATCAGCGCCCAAAATCATCTAGTGCGCCAAATGCTGTCAGACAAATTGCCCGAACGGCTAAAGGCATTACAGCAGCGCCGCAATAATAAATCCATAGTCTCTGCTAGCTACAATGATCAACAAGAAGTGCAGCAAATCATGTTGCAGCCCGTCATTGACGTCAATCTATTGCCAGTCCATATCGTCAACGCCAATAACAGCTTGTACGAAGCCGCGTCTATCATGACGAAAGCGGGGCTAAAACATGTACTGGTGCAACCCTTAAACCACCTAAAAAACGAGGGCGAGGTGCAATATGGTACTGGTCATCTATTGGGTATTTTGACCGATACCGATATTTGCCGCGCCGTGAGTGACCAGCAAGATCCAGCCACTACCCCCTGCCAGCGCTATGCTAATTTCAACTTGCGTACCATCAAAGCCGGTGATGAGATTGGCGATGCATTATTGACCATGACCCGCTATCGTATCCATCGGCTACCAGTGATTGATCAAAATGGAGATGTCGTCGGTATATTGGGACAAAGCGATATGCTTGCGCATATTGGTCATCATTCACAGCTCATTAGTATCCAAATCGAGCAAGCAAAAGACTTATCGAGCTTAGATACTGCCGTCGAGCTTATCGGTCGTTACATTCGCGCCCAACATCAAAACGGTGTCAAAATCGGTAATATCAGCCGCATGGTACAGACCTTGAATGCACAGGTATTTACTAAGCTCTGGCAACTTATCGTGCCTGATGAGGTCATGACAAATACCTGCCTGATCGTGATGGGCTCCGAGGGGCGCGGTGAGCAAATCATGCGTACTGACCAAGACAATGCGCTCATCTTACGTGACGGCTATACTCACCCTGATCTACCAGAATTTGCGGATACTTTTAATCAGCATTTAGCAGACCTCGGTTATCCACTGTGCGATGGTAATATCATGATGACCAACCCTATGTGGCGACAGCCGCTAAAACAGTTTAATGCCCAGATTGGTTTATGGTTTAGAAATACGGATCCCATGCATGGTATTTATTTGTCCGCCATACTCGATGGCGAATATGTCTGCGGAGATGAGTCATTATTGACTCAGGTGCGTCAACATTTAAAGGTTGCCCACAGGCAGTCAGACCCTATGTTTGTACGCCAGTTCGCGCGCGCCGCGCTACAGTTCGGTGATGTCAATCAGTGGTGGCAAAAGTTCGTGCCTTTGCTTGGTGGTAAATCCGGGTCAGAAGACATTGACCTAAAGAAAGCCGGTATCTTTCCACTGGTTCATGGCATTCGTACCTTGGCATTAGAAAACGATATCTTAGAGCTGCCCAGTAGTAAAAATCGTCTGAAAGCTTTGGTACAAGCGCGCGCCTTGACCCAAGAGCGAGCGGATACTTTACTAGAAGCCTTGGAGTTTTTTATGGCACAGCGCCTATCAGTCGCCCTATCAACCGATGATAAACATGCACGGCAAGTCAACCCAATGACCTTGACCGCGCTTGAGCGCGACTTATTAAAAGAATGTTTGGCCGTTGTTAAAAGCTTTAAAAACCAGCTACGTCAGCATTATCAACTAGAGCTCGCATAA
- a CDS encoding 3'-5' exonuclease, translating into MSWLTQLSCAWQKTQLQRPELASMFTKPVAKQWIAIDCEMTGLNPKNHHLLSVAAIHINDNTIDTGNGMHIVCRPPVMPDRDTIVIHGLRTADVEHGMSYDEMLALLLPFIGNRPIVGFCTSLDTAFLNPLVKRYMGTALPNEVIDLRHLYSRRMSGQTQGLSSQAQHLTNILANYNIPDLGAHDAYNDAIMTAMAFLHVR; encoded by the coding sequence ATGAGTTGGCTAACACAGTTATCCTGCGCTTGGCAAAAAACGCAGCTACAGCGCCCAGAATTGGCATCGATGTTTACCAAACCTGTGGCTAAGCAATGGATAGCGATTGACTGCGAAATGACGGGACTCAATCCAAAAAATCACCATTTATTGTCTGTCGCCGCGATTCATATCAATGACAATACAATCGACACTGGCAATGGCATGCATATCGTATGCAGACCACCTGTGATGCCAGACCGTGACACCATTGTGATTCACGGTCTACGTACTGCCGATGTTGAGCATGGTATGAGCTACGATGAGATGCTGGCGCTGTTGTTGCCATTTATAGGTAATCGCCCAATTGTGGGGTTTTGTACGAGTTTAGACACAGCGTTTTTAAACCCTCTGGTCAAACGCTATATGGGCACAGCACTGCCCAACGAAGTCATCGATTTACGCCATTTATATAGTCGGCGCATGAGTGGTCAAACCCAAGGGCTATCTAGCCAAGCGCAGCATCTGACCAATATTTTAGCGAACTATAATATACCCGATCTAGGCGCTCACGATGCTTATAACGATGCCATTATGACCGCCATGGCATTTTTACATGTGCGCTAG